A section of the Metabacillus endolithicus genome encodes:
- a CDS encoding MBL fold metallo-hydrolase — protein MNFIQLNNSCYYFQGAVNIGYVRNGENGLLIDAGIDKQTMKKVLKRLQGDNLPVTHLFVTHAHSDHYGGAEHLQSTVDVYTYAPKLEAAMLRHPIIEPLYLFQGNKPLPEMRNKFLEGKPIRVDEEIEQATYPFGDIFFQCYSLPGHSINQHGLLIDKILYAADGYFAEEQLHKHKIPFIIDAKDTLESLHKLKSIDCVGAVPGHGLFEEDFVKTVDANISYHLKLMNSIKSVIQEHEAGIYHDELVAEICTKWDVGDLNVPSWMLFRTAVTAYVTMLVQENTTELLINNYRLMIRENKKSSH, from the coding sequence ATGAATTTTATTCAACTTAACAACAGTTGCTACTATTTTCAAGGCGCAGTGAATATTGGGTATGTACGGAATGGAGAAAACGGCTTACTAATTGATGCTGGAATTGACAAACAAACGATGAAAAAAGTGTTAAAAAGATTACAGGGCGACAATTTACCTGTAACTCATTTATTTGTTACACATGCTCATTCTGACCACTACGGTGGGGCAGAGCATTTACAATCTACTGTAGACGTTTATACATATGCACCGAAACTCGAAGCGGCTATGCTTAGGCATCCAATTATTGAACCACTCTATCTTTTTCAAGGAAATAAGCCATTGCCTGAAATGAGAAATAAATTTTTAGAAGGTAAGCCAATAAGGGTTGATGAAGAAATTGAGCAAGCAACCTATCCTTTTGGTGACATCTTTTTTCAATGCTATTCCTTGCCAGGTCACAGTATCAATCAGCATGGCTTACTTATTGATAAAATCCTATACGCTGCTGATGGTTATTTTGCAGAAGAGCAGTTACATAAACATAAAATCCCATTCATTATTGATGCAAAAGATACATTGGAATCTCTTCACAAACTTAAAAGTATAGATTGTGTTGGAGCTGTTCCTGGACATGGTTTGTTTGAAGAGGATTTTGTCAAAACAGTCGATGCGAACATTTCTTATCATCTTAAGTTAATGAATTCCATAAAGAGTGTTATACAAGAGCATGAAGCGGGTATTTATCATGATGAACTAGTAGCCGAGATTTGTACAAAGTGGGATGTAGGAGATCTAAATGTACCTTCATGGATGCTGTTTCGTACAGCAGTTACAGCTTACGTTACCATGCTTGTACAAGAAAATACGACTGAACTCCTAATTAATAATTACCGGTTAATGATACGAGAGAACAAGAAAAGCTCCCACTAA
- a CDS encoding YetF domain-containing protein — MEFGQITIELVFGFIALFIITKILGKTQITQITTFDFISALVLGELVGNAIFDDEVGISRIIYAVVIWGLLIFILELITQKWSKSRGLLEGKPTIIIQEGKILRESLKKCKLDINQLQHLIRAKGVFSMRELEYAVLETDGTVSILKKAEYENPTKPDLQVNLKKVYIPITIISDGKVIKQNLVEAGFNYNWLEQQLKQQNIFRTEEVLYAEWLEGSGLHVQSF; from the coding sequence ATGGAGTTTGGACAAATTACAATTGAGTTAGTTTTTGGCTTTATTGCACTTTTCATCATTACAAAAATATTAGGGAAAACACAAATTACCCAAATTACAACGTTTGACTTTATCTCTGCACTTGTACTTGGTGAACTTGTTGGAAATGCCATTTTTGATGATGAAGTTGGAATCTCACGGATTATTTATGCAGTCGTTATATGGGGATTATTAATTTTCATTCTGGAATTGATTACGCAAAAGTGGAGTAAATCGCGTGGACTTCTTGAAGGAAAACCAACGATTATTATCCAAGAAGGCAAAATATTAAGAGAAAGCTTAAAGAAATGTAAACTAGATATAAACCAGCTGCAACATTTGATTCGGGCAAAAGGCGTTTTCTCAATGAGAGAATTAGAATATGCTGTTTTAGAAACAGATGGTACGGTCAGTATTCTAAAAAAGGCAGAATATGAAAACCCAACGAAACCTGATCTACAAGTGAATCTGAAAAAAGTATATATCCCCATTACCATTATAAGCGATGGGAAAGTGATTAAACAAAATTTAGTTGAAGCAGGCTTTAATTACAACTGGCTGGAGCAACAGCTAAAACAGCAAAACATTTTCAGAACAGAAGAAGTTTTATATGCTGAGTGGCTCGAGGGTTCTGGTTTACATGTTCAATCCTTCTAA
- a CDS encoding DUF3231 family protein gives MSHDSTQLTSTEIASLWTSYMNDTMVATMLSHMLQYIEEPEIKAGVEQAYNMAVKNVHFLKELFQQEQFAIPNGFTDDDLNTNAPRLYSDTFSLTYVNHMAKVGMLAYGGFLSMCVRPDVREFFTNAINETATLYNTTLETAVSKGFFVRAPYISVPEEIDYVDTKKYLSGLNPFADKRPLNAIEISHLYMNIQTNSIGAKLCLSFGQTSQNKEIQEYMLRGSEISKKHVRLFTEALAESDLMTPGSPDVCVSYSTTQTYSDKIMMFHMSLLSAAGTGNYSTAAAASQRTDLAVNYERLSAEIAQFAKSGADIMIKNSWLEQPPGVHDREKLVKKEGMS, from the coding sequence ATGTCTCACGATTCAACTCAGCTTACCTCAACAGAGATTGCTTCTCTTTGGACATCCTATATGAATGACACAATGGTGGCAACGATGTTATCACATATGCTTCAGTACATAGAAGAACCTGAAATAAAAGCAGGTGTAGAGCAGGCTTATAATATGGCTGTTAAAAATGTTCACTTTTTAAAGGAACTATTTCAACAAGAACAATTTGCAATACCGAATGGCTTTACTGACGATGATCTTAATACTAACGCACCTCGTTTGTATTCTGATACGTTTTCTTTAACATATGTAAATCATATGGCCAAAGTTGGGATGCTCGCTTACGGTGGTTTCTTATCCATGTGTGTTCGACCGGATGTAAGAGAATTCTTTACGAATGCAATAAATGAAACGGCTACATTATATAACACTACTCTCGAAACAGCTGTTTCTAAAGGGTTTTTTGTAAGAGCTCCCTACATTAGCGTGCCGGAAGAAATAGACTATGTGGATACAAAAAAATATTTAAGCGGGTTAAATCCATTCGCCGATAAGAGGCCTTTAAATGCAATTGAGATTTCTCATTTATATATGAATATTCAAACAAACTCTATTGGAGCAAAACTTTGCTTGAGCTTTGGTCAAACCTCTCAAAACAAAGAAATACAAGAGTATATGTTAAGAGGAAGCGAAATTTCAAAAAAGCATGTAAGGCTATTTACAGAGGCATTAGCCGAAAGTGACTTGATGACACCTGGCTCTCCAGATGTTTGTGTTAGCTATTCTACAACACAAACATACTCAGATAAAATCATGATGTTTCATATGTCTTTACTTAGTGCGGCAGGAACAGGGAACTATTCTACAGCAGCTGCAGCAAGTCAGAGAACAGATTTAGCTGTAAATTATGAAAGATTGTCTGCTGAAATCGCTCAATTCGCCAAAAGTGGAGCAGACATTATGATCAAAAATAGCTGGTTGGAGCAGCCACCAGGGGTACATGATCGGGAGAAATTGGTGAAGAAAGAAGGAATGAGCTAA
- a CDS encoding GNAT family N-acetyltransferase: protein MEIKQVATRDELEDAFTVRKIVFVDEQNVPEEEEIDQYEEEATHVVLYDDQEKPAGAGRVRVLDGLGKIERICVLSTTRGTGAGRKIVSKLENIASEQGVTKFKLNAQTHAIPFYEKLGYEVVSDEFMDAGIPHVTMIKQQ, encoded by the coding sequence TTGGAAATAAAACAAGTAGCAACAAGAGATGAACTAGAAGATGCATTCACAGTAAGAAAAATTGTGTTCGTAGATGAACAAAACGTCCCTGAAGAAGAGGAAATTGATCAGTATGAAGAAGAAGCAACACATGTTGTTTTATATGATGACCAAGAAAAGCCAGCAGGTGCAGGTCGAGTACGTGTGCTTGATGGTTTAGGTAAAATTGAAAGAATTTGTGTGCTATCAACAACTCGTGGAACTGGTGCAGGTCGTAAAATTGTATCAAAATTAGAAAACATTGCGTCAGAACAAGGAGTTACTAAATTTAAACTAAACGCGCAAACACATGCGATACCTTTTTATGAAAAATTAGGCTATGAGGTTGTATCAGATGAGTTTATGGATGCAGGCATTCCTCATGTAACGATGATTAAACAGCAATAA
- a CDS encoding YjcG family protein — translation MKYGIALFPSKKLQDLVNSYRKRYDTHYALVPPHVTLKTAFEAEDDEIKVIAKELRKVAETSEPIKISIKKVSSFAPVNNVIYLKVDPTDELQALHENLHTGSLSSQPEYAFVPHITLGQNLSDDEHSDVLGSIKMLDIHHEEVIDRFHLLYQLENGSWTVHETFLLGKESE, via the coding sequence ATGAAATACGGAATCGCCCTTTTTCCATCAAAAAAATTGCAGGATTTAGTGAATTCTTATCGCAAACGGTACGATACTCACTACGCATTAGTGCCACCACATGTTACATTAAAAACGGCTTTTGAAGCAGAAGACGATGAAATAAAGGTTATTGCGAAGGAACTTCGTAAAGTAGCTGAAACAAGTGAACCAATCAAAATTTCAATTAAAAAGGTTAGCTCTTTTGCACCTGTAAACAACGTGATTTATTTAAAAGTAGATCCAACTGATGAGCTTCAAGCTCTTCATGAAAATTTACATACTGGTTCCTTAAGCAGTCAGCCTGAATATGCTTTTGTCCCTCATATTACACTTGGGCAAAATCTTTCAGATGATGAACACTCAGATGTTCTCGGCAGCATTAAAATGCTCGATATTCACCACGAGGAAGTTATTGACCGCTTCCACCTTTTATATCAACTAGAGAACGGTTCTTGGACTGTTCATGAAACATTTTTACTCGGAAAGGAAAGCGAATAA
- a CDS encoding alpha/beta hydrolase yields the protein MSKQTGIIKEHSFYSEALQEELTLLIYLPENYSPLYKYSLLIAQDGQDYFKLGRVGRQVEALVKNEEIEDVIVIGIPYKDVHDRKEKYHPNGSKFKQYVRFLAHELVPYLDSEFPTYQIGFGRALIGDSLGATVSLLTGLAYPNTFGKLILQSPLVNEDVMNAVKEFDSSSKPMIYHQIGKKETEVKTTDGIIQDFLTPNRKLSQLMSEKGFSYTYEEFNGDHTWKYWQPALTPILKLMFE from the coding sequence ATGAGTAAGCAAACAGGTATTATTAAGGAGCACTCCTTTTATTCAGAAGCACTTCAGGAAGAACTAACATTGCTCATTTATCTTCCAGAGAATTATTCTCCATTATATAAGTATAGTTTATTGATTGCACAGGATGGCCAAGATTACTTTAAACTCGGTCGTGTTGGTAGACAGGTCGAGGCTTTAGTAAAAAATGAAGAAATAGAAGATGTGATCGTTATTGGCATTCCTTATAAAGATGTTCATGACAGAAAAGAAAAATACCATCCGAATGGTAGTAAGTTTAAGCAGTATGTGCGTTTTCTTGCGCATGAATTAGTACCATATCTCGATTCGGAATTTCCAACATACCAAATCGGCTTTGGTCGTGCGTTAATTGGTGATTCTTTAGGAGCAACCGTTTCATTATTAACAGGGTTAGCCTATCCCAATACCTTTGGAAAGCTCATTCTCCAATCACCTCTTGTTAATGAAGATGTTATGAATGCTGTTAAAGAGTTTGATTCTTCCTCCAAACCGATGATTTATCATCAAATTGGCAAGAAAGAAACAGAGGTAAAGACTACTGATGGTATTATTCAAGACTTTCTTACTCCAAATCGGAAGCTGTCCCAGTTGATGTCTGAAAAGGGTTTTTCATATACGTATGAAGAGTTTAATGGAGATCATACTTGGAAGTATTGGCAGCCGGCTTTAACACCTATACTCAAACTTATGTTTGAATAA
- a CDS encoding ABC transporter ATP-binding protein produces the protein MFLSINNVNKQFKNRDNKEETVLTNIDLQVKEGEFVSILGPSGCGKSTLLSIVAGLTQATSGELVLQGKKLKGPGKERGMVFQQAALFPWLTVEENVMFPLRKELSKKEAQERAYKFLSLVQLSPYAKHSPHELSGGMQQRVSIARALAMDPALLLMDEPFGALDEQTRSRLHEVLEEVFLETKKTILFVTHSIHEALKLSDRIVVMGTQPGRIVDIIELDFPRPREQAREELLAYEERIKKLLKSEIDKVIEKEQQYAASR, from the coding sequence GTGTTTTTATCCATAAATAATGTTAATAAACAATTCAAAAACCGTGATAACAAAGAAGAAACAGTTTTAACAAATATAGATTTACAAGTGAAAGAAGGAGAATTTGTTTCAATCCTCGGTCCTTCAGGATGTGGAAAATCAACTTTGCTTTCTATTGTTGCAGGCTTAACACAGGCAACTTCTGGTGAGCTTGTTCTGCAAGGAAAAAAACTAAAAGGACCTGGTAAAGAACGCGGCATGGTGTTCCAGCAAGCTGCATTGTTTCCATGGTTAACGGTTGAAGAAAATGTAATGTTTCCTCTTCGCAAAGAGCTTTCCAAGAAAGAAGCACAAGAAAGAGCTTATAAATTTTTATCTCTTGTGCAATTAAGTCCATATGCAAAGCATTCCCCACATGAGCTTTCAGGCGGTATGCAGCAGCGTGTCTCAATTGCTAGAGCGTTAGCGATGGATCCAGCTCTATTATTAATGGATGAGCCATTCGGTGCGCTAGATGAACAAACACGTTCAAGACTTCATGAAGTGTTGGAAGAAGTGTTTTTAGAAACGAAAAAAACGATTCTTTTCGTTACACATAGCATTCATGAAGCATTAAAGCTTTCTGACAGAATTGTTGTTATGGGAACACAGCCAGGCCGAATTGTTGATATCATCGAGCTTGACTTTCCACGCCCACGTGAACAAGCGCGTGAAGAGCTATTAGCTTATGAAGAACGAATTAAGAAACTACTAAAATCAGAAATAGATAAAGTAATAGAAAAGGAGCAGCAATATGCAGCCAGTCGTTAA
- a CDS encoding ABC transporter permease: MQPVVKRILFYVILLTVWQATVKLLDVSVAIFPAPTDVFNSLYTGFLDLTLVYDLVASFKRLAIGLVIALILGLILGVALAKSKTLDETLGSLIIALQSVPSIVWLPLAIMWFGLNEAAVTFIVVLGGTLVMTINMRTGIKNVPPLYIKAAQTMDYKGLSLFWKVMIPASIPYVVTGIRLAWAFAWRALMAAELLSTGPGLGYKLKFASDFGDMSLVLAIMIMIMVIGVIVDLLFFQRIEKNVMKKWGLDS; the protein is encoded by the coding sequence ATGCAGCCAGTCGTTAAACGAATTCTTTTTTACGTTATTCTTTTAACTGTATGGCAGGCTACGGTAAAACTTCTTGATGTTTCCGTTGCAATATTCCCTGCCCCTACAGATGTTTTCAATTCATTGTATACAGGTTTTTTAGATTTAACACTTGTTTATGATTTAGTCGCAAGCTTTAAGAGACTTGCGATTGGATTAGTCATTGCATTAATCTTAGGACTTATTTTAGGAGTAGCCCTAGCTAAATCTAAAACACTTGATGAAACATTAGGTTCATTAATTATCGCTTTACAGTCTGTACCAAGTATTGTTTGGTTACCTTTAGCAATTATGTGGTTCGGGTTAAATGAAGCAGCTGTTACGTTTATCGTCGTTTTAGGTGGAACACTTGTGATGACGATTAACATGAGAACAGGGATTAAAAATGTGCCACCACTTTATATAAAAGCAGCACAAACGATGGATTATAAAGGCTTGAGCCTGTTCTGGAAGGTCATGATTCCAGCATCTATCCCTTATGTTGTAACAGGAATAAGACTTGCTTGGGCATTTGCATGGAGAGCATTAATGGCAGCTGAATTATTAAGTACAGGTCCAGGACTTGGGTATAAATTAAAGTTCGCATCAGATTTTGGTGATATGAGCTTAGTTCTCGCCATTATGATCATGATAATGGTCATTGGTGTTATTGTAGATTTACTCTTTTTCCAACGTATTGAGAAAAACGTAATGAAAAAATGGGGATTAGATAGTTGA
- a CDS encoding aliphatic sulfonate ABC transporter substrate-binding protein, whose product MKKGLLFALISILLAGVLAACGTGESSNTSGSGSTEEVVIGYFPNIDHVPAMISREKGYYEEALGENVKVTYKTFPDGAAFMTALKTGEIQAGLVGPGPVMNNYANGADVKIIAGASSGGTVVVASAKSGVQSVEDVSGKTFITPGVGCTHDVQMETFLKDLGITSARIGGTLKHVTGNPAQYGAMFESGKVDLAAVPEPWASQLVNDGAKIIVDTDEISYGTTLPNTVLVTSGKLIEENKELVANIVKAHEQGVNFINENPEEARDIAIKAIKDITDQELDPAIVDSAWERVTYTTEVNADVVQEFANSSYELKFLKEKPEFSDLIDTSFLSK is encoded by the coding sequence ATGAAAAAAGGACTTTTATTTGCACTTATTTCAATTTTATTAGCAGGTGTCCTTGCAGCTTGTGGAACTGGTGAATCATCAAATACAAGTGGTAGCGGCAGCACAGAAGAGGTTGTGATTGGATATTTCCCAAACATTGACCACGTACCGGCTATGATTTCTAGAGAAAAAGGATATTATGAAGAAGCTCTAGGAGAAAACGTAAAAGTAACATACAAAACGTTCCCAGACGGAGCAGCGTTTATGACAGCTTTAAAAACAGGTGAAATACAAGCAGGACTAGTAGGACCAGGTCCAGTAATGAATAACTATGCAAATGGAGCAGATGTGAAAATTATTGCAGGTGCATCTTCAGGCGGTACAGTCGTTGTTGCATCAGCAAAAAGTGGCGTACAATCAGTTGAGGATGTTTCAGGTAAAACGTTCATCACACCAGGTGTAGGATGCACACATGATGTTCAAATGGAAACATTTCTTAAAGATTTAGGAATTACATCAGCACGTATCGGTGGAACTCTTAAGCATGTAACAGGAAACCCAGCTCAATACGGAGCAATGTTCGAATCAGGTAAAGTAGATTTAGCTGCTGTTCCGGAGCCATGGGCATCACAATTAGTAAATGATGGTGCAAAAATCATTGTTGATACAGATGAAATTTCATACGGTACAACATTACCTAACACAGTGTTAGTAACAAGTGGAAAATTAATTGAAGAAAATAAAGAGCTTGTAGCTAATATCGTTAAAGCACATGAGCAAGGTGTTAACTTTATTAACGAAAATCCAGAAGAAGCACGTGATATCGCAATTAAAGCAATCAAAGACATCACAGATCAAGAATTAGACCCAGCGATCGTTGACAGCGCGTGGGAGCGTGTAACATACACTACAGAAGTAAACGCAGATGTTGTTCAAGAATTTGCAAATTCTTCATATGAATTAAAATTCCTAAAGGAAAAACCAGAATTCAGTGATCTAATCGACACTTCATTCTTATCGAAGTAG
- a CDS encoding SCO family protein, which yields MKKILLIVIAVLALVGCSQSINLEEHFSLNGTVEPLEAVNQNGEVVKMSDYKDKVWIATFIFTNCDTVCSPMTAHIATLQEQLKDEKAEAEFVSFSIDPEHDTPEVLKKFGDQFGADDETWNFLTGYDQDEIESFSNISFLAPAAKLEGSTQFVHSTSIFLMKGSQILEQYDGVSDVPFEKIIEDIKLLQ from the coding sequence GTGAAAAAAATATTATTAATTGTAATTGCTGTTTTAGCGTTGGTAGGCTGTTCACAGTCTATCAACCTAGAAGAGCATTTTTCATTAAATGGAACCGTAGAGCCACTAGAAGCCGTGAATCAAAACGGTGAAGTTGTAAAGATGTCTGATTATAAAGATAAAGTTTGGATAGCGACGTTTATTTTTACAAACTGTGATACCGTATGCTCGCCAATGACTGCTCACATTGCCACACTTCAAGAGCAGTTAAAAGATGAAAAAGCTGAAGCAGAATTCGTTTCCTTCAGCATTGATCCTGAACATGATACACCAGAGGTACTAAAAAAGTTTGGAGATCAATTTGGTGCTGATGATGAAACGTGGAATTTCTTAACAGGCTATGATCAAGATGAAATTGAATCTTTTTCTAATATAAGTTTCTTAGCTCCTGCTGCGAAACTTGAAGGCTCTACTCAGTTTGTGCACAGTACCTCGATCTTTCTTATGAAAGGTAGTCAAATCCTTGAGCAATACGATGGAGTATCAGATGTGCCATTTGAAAAAATAATCGAAGATATCAAACTATTGCAATAA
- a CDS encoding methionine biosynthesis PLP-dependent protein, translated as MSKRIETKLAQIGNRSENVTGTVNPPIYLSTAYRHAGIGESTGFDYIRTGNPTRLLVEKAIADLEHGDRGFAFSSGMAAIQTIMALFQSGDELIVSSDLYGGTYRLFEREWRKYGLSFQYDDFTNPAETDKLINENTKALFIETPTNPLMQETDIKELVAVAKKHNILVIVDNTFYTPVLQTPILDGADIVIHSATKYLGGHNDVLAGLVVTKGQELSDEFFQHQNAIGAVLSPFDSWLLMRGMKTLSLRMRQHQENAQKVAAFLEEHEDVLDVLYPGKGGMLSFRLQDEAWINPFLKNLNTICFAESLGGIESFITYPATQTHMDIPEEIRIANGVCNKLLRFSVGVEHAEDIIEDLAQAFKEMKGVEAVEQS; from the coding sequence ATGAGCAAACGAATCGAAACAAAATTAGCACAAATCGGAAACCGCAGTGAAAATGTAACAGGTACAGTTAACCCGCCAATTTATTTATCAACAGCCTATCGTCACGCAGGAATCGGTGAATCTACTGGATTTGATTATATCCGTACAGGAAACCCTACAAGACTATTAGTCGAAAAAGCAATCGCAGACCTCGAGCATGGCGACCGTGGCTTTGCCTTCAGTTCAGGAATGGCTGCTATTCAAACAATCATGGCTCTCTTCCAAAGCGGAGACGAACTGATCGTTTCTTCTGACTTATACGGTGGAACATACCGCCTCTTTGAAAGAGAATGGAGAAAATACGGATTATCATTTCAATATGATGATTTCACTAATCCAGCTGAAACGGATAAGTTGATCAATGAAAACACAAAAGCGCTATTCATTGAAACGCCAACTAATCCATTAATGCAGGAAACGGACATTAAAGAGCTAGTAGCAGTTGCGAAAAAGCATAACATACTCGTGATTGTTGATAACACTTTCTATACACCAGTTCTTCAAACGCCAATCTTAGATGGAGCTGATATTGTCATTCATAGTGCAACGAAATACTTAGGTGGGCACAACGATGTTCTTGCAGGCTTAGTTGTAACCAAAGGTCAGGAACTAAGCGATGAATTCTTCCAACATCAAAACGCTATTGGTGCAGTTTTATCACCATTTGATTCTTGGTTATTAATGAGAGGAATGAAAACTTTATCACTTCGTATGAGACAGCATCAAGAAAATGCTCAAAAAGTAGCAGCATTTTTAGAAGAACATGAGGATGTACTTGATGTTCTATATCCTGGTAAAGGTGGAATGCTATCATTCCGTTTACAAGATGAGGCATGGATTAACCCATTTTTGAAAAACCTTAACACGATTTGCTTTGCAGAAAGTTTAGGTGGAATCGAAAGCTTCATTACGTATCCAGCTACGCAAACACATATGGATATTCCTGAAGAAATTCGGATCGCAAATGGTGTCTGTAACAAGCTTCTGCGTTTTTCAGTAGGTGTTGAGCATGCAGAAGATATTATTGAAGATCTAGCACAAGCATTTAAAGAGATGAAAGGAGTGGAAGCAGTTGAGCAATCATGA
- the metC gene encoding cystathionine beta-lyase — protein sequence MSNHDWSFQTKLLHNESKVDRGTGSVSVPIHHSSTFHQFDIDEFGKYDYARSGNPTREALESAIAELEGGSRGLAFSSGMAAISTAFLLLSQGDHVLVTEDVYGGTFRIITDVLTRFGIEHTFVDMTDLHQVASEIRPNTKVIYMETPSNPLLKVTDIKGIVNLAKANNCLTFLDNTFLTPELQRPLELGVDVVLHSATKFLAGHSDVLAGLAVVKDAELGDRLYKLQNAFGAVLGVQDAWLVLRGLKTLHVRLQQSQTSALKIAEFLAEHPKVEEVYYPGLSYHPGHETQNYQADGPGAVLSFKLADAAAVKTLVENVELPVFAVSLGAVESILSYPAKMSHAAMPPEEREKRGISDGLLRLSVGLEKVEDLIKDFAAALEKVPAAAKKNVNV from the coding sequence TTGAGCAATCATGATTGGTCATTTCAAACAAAACTACTTCATAACGAGTCAAAGGTAGACCGCGGCACAGGATCGGTAAGTGTGCCGATTCATCATTCCTCTACTTTTCATCAATTTGATATTGATGAATTTGGTAAATATGATTATGCACGCTCTGGGAATCCTACGCGAGAAGCGTTGGAGAGTGCCATTGCAGAATTAGAAGGTGGATCACGTGGATTGGCGTTCTCTTCTGGTATGGCAGCTATTTCTACCGCGTTTTTATTGTTATCACAAGGAGATCATGTACTTGTAACTGAGGACGTGTATGGTGGGACTTTCCGTATTATTACAGATGTTTTAACTCGATTTGGAATTGAGCATACATTTGTAGACATGACAGATCTTCATCAAGTTGCGTCTGAGATTCGTCCGAATACGAAGGTGATTTATATGGAAACACCTTCAAATCCGTTGTTAAAGGTAACGGATATTAAGGGGATTGTGAATCTGGCGAAGGCAAATAACTGCTTAACTTTCTTAGATAATACGTTTTTAACACCTGAGTTACAGCGACCTTTGGAGTTAGGCGTGGATGTGGTATTGCACAGTGCAACGAAGTTTTTAGCGGGGCATAGTGATGTGCTTGCAGGTCTTGCTGTTGTTAAGGATGCTGAATTAGGAGATCGCCTGTATAAATTACAAAATGCATTCGGTGCCGTTCTTGGTGTGCAGGACGCATGGTTAGTTCTTCGTGGATTAAAGACGTTGCATGTACGTTTGCAGCAGTCTCAAACATCTGCTTTGAAAATAGCTGAATTTTTAGCGGAGCATCCGAAGGTAGAAGAGGTGTATTATCCGGGCTTGAGCTATCACCCAGGTCATGAAACACAAAACTATCAAGCAGATGGACCCGGGGCAGTGTTGTCTTTCAAGTTAGCTGACGCAGCTGCGGTTAAAACATTGGTAGAAAATGTGGAACTTCCGGTGTTTGCGGTTAGTTTAGGTGCAGTGGAATCAATTCTCTCATATCCTGCGAAAATGTCACATGCGGCAATGCCTCCAGAAGAGCGTGAAAAGCGTGGCATATCAGATGGATTGCTGAGATTAAGTGTTGGACTTGAGAAGGTAGAGGATTTAATTAAAGATTTTGCTGCAGCTTTGGAGAAGGTGCCTGCTGCTGCAAAGAAGAATGTGAATGTGTAA
- a CDS encoding spore coat protein, with product MNTIIESITGMKALTDQVVAMDLLISAKSGVRNYAMALTESGTPEIKHTLTRHLEEALDMHERISNYMVEKGWYHAFDTNEQIQLNLKNMDTAMKLPTL from the coding sequence ATGAATACGATCATCGAAAGTATAACTGGTATGAAAGCCTTAACAGACCAAGTTGTTGCAATGGACTTATTAATTTCTGCTAAAAGTGGAGTAAGAAACTATGCAATGGCGCTCACTGAATCAGGCACACCGGAAATTAAACATACCCTCACTCGCCATTTAGAGGAAGCACTTGATATGCATGAAAGAATCTCGAATTATATGGTGGAAAAAGGCTGGTATCACGCATTCGATACGAATGAACAAATACAGTTGAATTTAAAGAATATGGATACGGCGATGAAATTACCGACTCTTTAA